From the Halalkalicoccus sp. CGA53 genome, one window contains:
- a CDS encoding DUF1616 domain-containing protein: MNPLQWTADLLAVLAATAVAAVLIALVEVSVTPIRVLAALPLVLFVTGYVFVAALYPGARPERADVGESGALTGLERLTLSVAVSVAVVPTLLFVLNFTPYGISLAPLVAAIAAWTLLFSVVAFVRRRSVDPAARFSVSPRVPYVAAYFTTTDGRVGEAAPFEARDGHQVLLNALLVVSAVVFVGVVAGALALGGPADDPFTEYYLVAEDDEGNTTIEALPDEMTAGESETLFVGIENQEGESLTYETVVVFERLDDDGEVTERTELDRFETSVDDGETELVEYQVTAPESGDDVRISFLLYRYTVQPDPSAENAHRAVWIEPTVN; encoded by the coding sequence ATGAACCCGCTTCAGTGGACGGCCGACCTCCTCGCCGTCCTCGCCGCGACCGCCGTCGCGGCCGTCCTGATCGCCCTCGTCGAGGTCTCGGTGACGCCGATACGGGTGCTCGCCGCCCTCCCCCTGGTGCTGTTCGTCACCGGCTACGTCTTCGTCGCGGCGCTCTACCCCGGGGCACGGCCCGAACGGGCGGACGTCGGCGAGTCGGGCGCGCTCACCGGCCTCGAACGCCTCACGCTCTCGGTCGCGGTCAGCGTCGCGGTCGTCCCGACGCTGCTGTTCGTGCTCAACTTCACCCCGTACGGCATCTCACTGGCCCCGCTCGTGGCCGCCATCGCCGCATGGACGCTCCTCTTCTCGGTCGTGGCGTTCGTCCGGCGCCGCTCTGTCGACCCCGCCGCGCGCTTTTCGGTCTCCCCGCGCGTCCCCTACGTCGCCGCCTACTTCACGACGACCGACGGTCGTGTCGGCGAGGCCGCACCGTTCGAGGCCCGGGACGGGCACCAGGTGCTGCTCAACGCGCTGCTCGTCGTGAGTGCCGTCGTCTTCGTCGGCGTCGTCGCCGGCGCACTCGCGCTCGGCGGCCCGGCGGACGACCCGTTCACCGAGTACTACCTCGTCGCGGAGGACGACGAGGGGAACACGACGATCGAGGCGCTCCCCGACGAGATGACCGCCGGCGAGAGCGAGACGCTGTTCGTCGGGATCGAGAACCAGGAGGGAGAGTCGCTCACCTACGAGACGGTGGTGGTCTTCGAGCGACTGGACGACGACGGCGAGGTGACCGAACGGACCGAATTGGACCGGTTCGAGACGAGCGTCGACGACGGCGAGACCGAACTCGTCGAGTACCAGGTCACCGCGCCGGAGTCGGGCGACGACGTGCGGATCTCGTTCCTACTCTACCGCTACACGGTCCAGCCCGACCCGAGCGCGGAGAACGCCCACCGGGCGGTCTGGATCGAGCCGACGGTGAATTAA
- a CDS encoding DUF7343 domain-containing protein: protein MTGRGRHPRVRALAVLLVGALLVAGTAAGAGIAVAGYGEYPTEPGTTSAIGNVSVAGEAYIPEQYETVREHPGPAYIWHDETLELEVSVTPYGDAREYDLCTTVLDEDDGTVGDLGCENVTTTGDDPSATVDVAVSGWPENATGDHRIVLELRAVGEEEPQGTYYLPVTVIEKEGDYSGDGLSNEEEVMIGTDFTRTDTSGNGLSDFEEVQLGTDPLLADTTGDGFNDGMIANWGLDPTQPYTIHIHLAGLLVLVALTISGSMVLTWRVISERDGATLIRRGKTESEAAPTAPEATEGTRATESADGREPLTEEDTGGERPAATTEIEEPPLTKEERVCEILRENDGRLKQAQLVEYTDWSQATVSRLLSRLEEEGRVTKLRSGRENIVELTEGVDQGPNPGSD from the coding sequence ATGACCGGACGCGGCCGTCACCCCCGCGTACGGGCTCTCGCGGTCCTCCTCGTCGGTGCGCTCCTCGTGGCCGGGACGGCCGCGGGTGCCGGAATCGCCGTCGCGGGCTACGGCGAGTACCCGACGGAACCGGGGACGACGAGCGCGATCGGGAACGTGAGCGTCGCCGGGGAGGCGTACATCCCGGAGCAGTACGAGACGGTCAGAGAGCACCCCGGTCCGGCGTACATCTGGCACGACGAGACGCTCGAGCTCGAGGTGAGCGTCACTCCCTACGGCGACGCCAGGGAGTACGACCTCTGTACGACCGTCCTCGACGAGGACGACGGCACCGTCGGCGACCTCGGCTGCGAGAACGTGACAACCACCGGGGACGACCCGTCGGCGACGGTCGACGTGGCTGTCTCCGGGTGGCCGGAGAACGCGACCGGCGACCACCGGATCGTCCTCGAGCTCCGGGCGGTGGGCGAGGAGGAGCCCCAGGGGACCTACTACCTCCCGGTCACCGTCATCGAGAAAGAGGGCGACTACTCGGGAGACGGACTCTCGAACGAGGAGGAGGTGATGATCGGAACCGACTTCACCAGAACGGACACCTCCGGGAACGGGCTGAGCGACTTCGAGGAGGTCCAGCTCGGGACCGACCCGCTGCTCGCGGACACGACCGGCGACGGGTTCAACGACGGGATGATCGCGAACTGGGGGCTCGATCCGACCCAGCCCTACACGATCCACATCCACCTCGCGGGGCTGCTGGTCCTCGTCGCGCTCACGATCAGCGGCTCGATGGTGCTGACCTGGCGGGTCATCAGCGAGCGCGACGGCGCCACGCTGATCAGGCGGGGGAAGACCGAATCCGAGGCGGCACCCACCGCTCCCGAGGCCACCGAGGGCACCAGGGCCACCGAGAGCGCCGACGGTCGCGAGCCGCTCACCGAGGAGGACACGGGGGGCGAGCGACCGGCGGCCACCACGGAGATCGAGGAGCCGCCGTTGACGAAGGAGGAGCGGGTCTGTGAGATCCTCCGGGAGAACGACGGACGGCTCAAACAGGCCCAGCTCGTCGAGTACACCGACTGGTCACAGGCGACCGTGAGCCGGCTGCTCTCGCGGCTCGAGGAGGAGGGGCGGGTGACGAAGCTCAGAAGCGGCCGCGAGAACATCGTCGAACTCACCGAGGGCGTCGACCAGGGGCCGAATCCGGGATCGGATTAA
- a CDS encoding DegT/DnrJ/EryC1/StrS family aminotransferase encodes MIPIADPELGAEERERVIEVIESGQIAGGPEVEAFEGEFADYCDAEYAVATTNGTTALHAALVASGIGAGDTVVTTPFSFVATANTIRLTGAEPVFADIDPETYTLDPDATEELIGECGSVDAIMPVHLYGLPAAMDRFVELAEEYDAALIEDAAQAHGAAIGGERVGAIGDAGCFSFYPTKNMTTGEGGMVTTDDEEVATRLRQFVNHGREPGAGYAHVSVGHNFRLTDMAATIGRIQLERLPAFNERRRENAARLTDGLGESVVTPVEPEGYRHVYHQYTVRTEDRETLIERLDDRGVGHGIYYPTCIHQYEAYDGYDAHAPVAERAASEVLSLPVHPNLTEEVIDTVIGAVADREVSRV; translated from the coding sequence GTGATCCCGATCGCCGACCCCGAACTCGGCGCCGAGGAGCGCGAACGGGTGATCGAGGTGATCGAATCCGGGCAGATCGCCGGCGGCCCGGAGGTCGAGGCGTTCGAGGGCGAGTTCGCCGACTACTGTGACGCCGAGTACGCCGTCGCGACGACCAACGGGACGACCGCACTGCACGCGGCGCTCGTCGCGAGCGGAATCGGTGCCGGCGACACGGTCGTCACGACCCCCTTCTCGTTCGTCGCGACGGCGAACACGATCCGGCTCACGGGTGCGGAGCCGGTCTTCGCGGATATCGACCCCGAGACGTACACTCTCGACCCCGACGCGACGGAGGAGCTGATCGGGGAGTGCGGCAGCGTCGACGCGATCATGCCGGTCCACCTCTACGGCCTGCCGGCGGCGATGGACCGCTTCGTCGAACTCGCAGAGGAGTACGACGCGGCCCTGATCGAGGACGCGGCACAGGCCCACGGCGCGGCGATCGGCGGCGAGCGCGTCGGCGCGATCGGCGACGCCGGCTGTTTCTCGTTCTACCCGACGAAGAACATGACAACCGGCGAGGGCGGGATGGTCACGACCGACGACGAGGAGGTCGCGACACGGCTCCGCCAGTTCGTCAACCACGGTCGGGAGCCGGGGGCGGGCTACGCGCACGTCTCCGTCGGCCACAACTTCCGGCTGACGGACATGGCAGCGACGATCGGGCGCATCCAGCTGGAGCGCCTCCCCGCGTTCAACGAGCGACGCCGAGAGAACGCGGCACGGCTCACCGACGGGCTCGGCGAGTCGGTCGTGACACCGGTCGAGCCGGAGGGCTACCGGCACGTCTACCACCAGTACACGGTACGGACGGAGGACAGAGAAACGCTGATCGAGCGGCTCGATGATCGAGGGGTCGGCCACGGGATCTACTACCCGACCTGTATCCACCAGTACGAGGCGTACGACGGCTACGACGCGCACGCGCCGGTCGCCGAGCGGGCCGCGAGCGAGGTGCTCTCGCTACCCGTCCACCCGAACCTCACCGAGGAGGTGATCGACACCGTAATCGGTGCCGTCGCCGATCGTGAGGTGAGCCGTGTCTAA